A region of Canis lupus familiaris isolate Mischka breed German Shepherd unplaced genomic scaffold, alternate assembly UU_Cfam_GSD_1.0 chrUn_S1883H2082, whole genome shotgun sequence DNA encodes the following proteins:
- the LOC119878761 gene encoding uncharacterized protein C2orf16-like, with protein sequence MKFMVYNPGPHLQHIKSSELCKETKLHDVKAMEFNPEQQLQDVKSPELGKGTGMLQGMQSFELNPGPQLQEIKSELCTDVKLPYEQFLEFKHEPKLQGGKSSELNPGPQLQCTNLVAFSTGPQLKGVKSELNPQPGLQGIKSQVFCLGPHVQGVNSSAFISNPKLQCVNSFGCNPEPPLQGINPSELTLVSKLQGMKSSEVSSGTEIASETSMVFNPDRHLQDMKSELIPGSKFLGVAPMECNPGPQMKCVNSSELNAEPKLQCVNSMGCKRGPLLEGVQSFGLTSGTKCQGMGSEVNPGTKKQSETSVVFNLESHLQCLKSELIPGSKFLGVAPMECNPGPQVKCVNSSELNPESKLPCVNSTGCKLGPPLQGIQSFELTSGIKCQGMGPFDLNLGTEVLGVKSVMFNPMQHLQNVKCELTPGTQFQGITSREFNWGPQLQSMNSSDLKPGLELQCINSIKFNPGPQMHGTKPSETNPTSEYQGTKSVLFNAGAYWQGVKSSELIPGTKFPEIQFLENHCGSQPQVVQSVFTLGSPLNGMKSVLFLPEPLLNDVKSVEMNKEPLLCGANSVKLISGSELQDLKCEMFALEPCFKKMKYVELNPGPHPQGMNSEELPSHLRQHSVRSVVFAPKLCFQDVKSLELKPGPQTQNVNSKDLSSCLWQKSVMFESEPRSQDVKSLKSNLLPHCQSANSLGLSTCLKSPHANSEAFAPEPCFQDMNSVELTPGFQQQGTNCRELTSGWQGMKSVVLAPEATKKFAPGPLLTSVKFSDWSPESQQRGEKSLEFTPDPKLQSIKHVKLSSASLQQDTKSVELAPGALLQGTKAEMLNRKRSYQITDSEIIPRPGHQFVECAEMIPTPKHQVPKSMNLISIPVYHITERLAHQGNETTEKSVELTPKPTSKAMDSSRVPLRLDLQVPESVDLTPVLRNQGSKSSKLTLKKSYQIPETLELLSESRPQLRDLRELHTRPLQQAVGSEEITLEPRHHTTETVGLTSKARQKGKEFLRVTPKPVSETTGYSERCPRPYPQALEFVEVISEKRLQRGESEALITKSLHHVPESPEMTSGLGYQVPESVGLTSRQWLQRRQSLALLQKQTGQAVGHTESVELTSETWQPGDGSVGLPQSQNQSIKYSQRAPGVRAQITEVMRISPKPLDQVPGSTKTQLQAALSIGITPGAPQKVTEYVKVTPGPPLQVVKSVALTPGPAFQMIDYVQLTPKLQDVRPSEFTSELWLQSVKSKELTTEPTHQILDIMKLTGFQIVKTVLIPWPPLQIVKSEELAPGPIPQVVEPIGVALGSAIEVIDCLDLQEIVEPVELTPRPNTHVKSAELLSQPACPFEEPAVFTHEQGLQAVKAIGIKIRPPQMMESEDLNLRQVYQNRECEDFTSREELQIGNYFSRFLHNSSNSLITSSGETEFGSLCDFEVPEVSRALDIRNIGTDIFQPEESFIDPTMIQSSTLPFSLHNQLSDKIANIVETPHFEISGVGVISKTTDKKQVEELGNSLQGLSQHPPQSWRSPPRTFHSGSRIQRGLTSSVLGRQQNVWENHSWRQRLPRKYLSNMLMLGDVLGTTMERKLCSPTSLMERATRDIRQSIQNLFGVPAELMKPSQSLLEKGRGVIPQPSVARNYIQRHTSCRGHEQRTALRIWTRSSMSSIIQQYSGTRVRLKKSSKLTDISQDIFQHIPFSTSEGQPPAPVQLESSFNIVFTRKDSVPVEESENSLSFESQHSLKPSYLPHQAKTDFSEQFQLLQDLQLKIAAKLLRSQIPPNVPPPLTSGLVLKYPICLQCGRCAGFNCCHKLQGTFGPYLLIYPQLHLVRTPEGHGEIRLQLGFRLQTGKRPQVPKYHRRDRPITPRSPISPSLRSAKVYTRASKSPTSSTIYFQSGSSQSPSPVRVHIRRRQYRGPDLVGKTEIRKPGLYEFSQVHSLPESVSESNQNVKWAKRKTKKTHNPKYPYPMKRITKGSRTQNTKLYTNGRSIIQSPSRELPAQVRSKRTGTSQTTSASLRRQSKKSSQPKFIQLLFQGLKQALQTAHRIMTSAGQKPVDRPRPDHSWSSKNQHLKQRARNDYLSRDIKRDRMSVVKVKPVDITTKQNMLWEEREQFRSAQPPERDSSFQLRRTQLPKPIVSQGSAAFKTSSLGQPMGIVQNDSSSKGKKKLYRSEISSQESKNSKTGTGVQVGGRNLHGSPHRTSHSHLKEKLAPKKQNHGFLRERTPYNSSVRSHRSPSERRCRSPSERSHQSTSQKSHHIPSERSHHSLSEKSHHSPSDRSPRSLSGRSYHGASERSHRGPSQKSHHSASERRHHGPSQKSHHSPPERSHRSPQKSHHSPSERSLRSPQKSHHSPSERSLRSPQKSHHSPSERSHRSPSQKSHHSPSERSHRSPSQKSHHRPSQWSHRSPSQKSHHSPSERSYHSLSVKSHRSPSERRCRSPSERKCRSPSERRCRSPSERSH encoded by the coding sequence ATGAAATTTATGGTATACAATCCTGGACCACATCTGCAACatataaaatcttcagaattATGCAAAGAGACAAAGCTTCACGATGTGAAAGCTATGGAATTCAATCCCGAGCAGCAGTTGCAAGATGTGAAATCTCCCGAGTTAGGCAAGGGAACAGGTATGCTTCAAGGTATGCAGTCTTTTGAGCTCAATCCTGGGCCACAGCTACAAGAGATAAAATCTGAGTTGTGCACAGATGTGAAGCTTCCATATGAGCAATTTCTGGAATTCAAGCATGAGCCTAAATTACAAGGTGGGAAATCCTCTGAATTGAATCCAGGGCCACAGCTTCAGTGTACAAATCTTGTGGCATTCAGCACTGGGCCACAATTGAAAGGTGTAAAATCTGAGTTGAACCCTCAGCCGGGGCTTCAAGGTATAAAATCTCAGGTGTTCTGCCTTGGGCCACATGTGCAAGGTGTGAATTCTTCTGCATTTATTTCAAACCCAAAACTGCAGTGCGTAAATTCTTTTGGATGCAACCCTGAGCCACCTTTGCAAGGTATAAACCCTTCTGAATTAACTTTAGTTTCAAAACTTCAAGGTATGAAGTCTTCTGAAGTGAGTTCAGGGACAGAGATTGCAAGTGAGACATCTATGGTGTTCAACCCTGACCGGCATTTGCAAGATATGAAATCTGAATTGATTCCAGGGTCGAAGTTTCTAGGTGTTGCACCTATGGAATGCAACCCTGGGCCACAGATGAAGTGTGTAAATTCTTCTGAGTTGAATGCAGAGCCAAAATTACAATGTGTAAATTCTATGGGGTGCAAACGTGGGCCACTTTTGGAAGGCGTACAGTCTTTTGGGTTGACTTCAGGGACAAAATGTCAAGGTATGGGATCTGAGGTGAATCCAGGGACTAAGAAGCAAAGTGAGACATCTGTGGTGTTCAACTTGGAATCACATTTGCAATGTTTGAAATCTGAATTGATTCCAGGGTCAAAGTTTCTAGGTGTAGCACCTATGGAATGCAACCCTGGGCCACAGGTGAAGTGTGTAAATTCTTCTGAGTTGAATCCAGAGTCAAAATTACCATGTGTAAATTCTACGGGGTGCAAACTTGGGCCGCCTTTGCAAGGTATACAATCTTTTGAGTTGACTTCAGGGATTAAATGTCAAGGTATGGGACCTTTTGATTTGAATCTGGGAACAGAAGTTCTAGGTGTAAAATCTGTTATGTTCAACCCTATGCAACATTTacaaaatgtgaaatgtgaattGACTCCAGGGACACAGTTTCAAGGTATAACATCACGGGAGTTCAACTGGGGCCCACAGCTGCAAAGCATGAATTCTTCTGATTTGAAACCAGGGTTAGAACTTCAATGCATAAATTCCATAAAGTTTAATCCAGGGCCACAGATGCACGGCACAAAGCCCTCTGAAACTAACCCTACATCAGAATATCAAGGTACAAAATCTGTTCTGTTCAATGCTGGAGCATATTGGCAAGGTGTAAAATCTTCTGAGTTAATTCCAGGGACAAAGTTTCCAGAAATCCAGTTTTTGGAGAATCACTGTGGGTCACAGCCACAAGTTGTACAGTCGGTGTTCACTTTAGGCTCTCCGTTAAATGGTATGAAATCTGTGTTATTTTTACCAGAGCCACTGCTGAACGATGTAAAGTCGGTGGAGATGAACAAAGAGCCACTGCTTTGTGGTGCAAATTCTGTGAAACTGATTTCAGGCTCCGAGCTGCAAGACTTGAAATGTGAGATGTTTGCACTAgagccatgttttaaaaaaatgaaatatgtggaGTTAAATCCAGGGCCACATCCTCAAGGTATGAATTCTGAGGAGTTGCCCTCACACCTTAGACAACATAGTGTGAGATCTGTGGTGTTTGCACCAAAGCTGTGTTTTCAAGATGTGAAATCTCTGGAGTTGAAACCAGGACCGCAAACTCAAAATGTGAATTCTAAGGATTTGAGTTCTTGCCTCTGGCAGAAATCTGTGATGTTTGAATCAGAGCCACGTTCTCAAGATGTGAAATCTTTGAAATCAAACCTATTGCCACATTGTCAAAGTGCTAATTCTTTAGGGTTGTCAACGTGCCTCAAGTCACCACATGCTAACTCTGAGGCCTTTGCACCAGAGCCATGTTTTCAAGATATGAACTCGGTAGAATTGACACCAGGGTTCCAACAGCAAGGTACGAATTGTCGAGAGCTGACTTCAGGATGGCAAGGTATGAAATCGGTGGTGTTGGCACCAGAGGCAACTAAAAAGTTTGCACCAGGACCATTGTTGACTAGCGTTAAATTTTCGGATTGGTCTCCGGAATCACAGCAACGAGGTGAGAAATCTTTGGAGTTTACTCCAGATCCAAAGTTGCAAAGTATAAAACATGTGAAATTGTCCTCAGCCTCTCTACAGCAAGATACAAAATCTGTAGAGTTAGCACCGGGGGCACTGCTTCAAGGAACAAAAGCTGAGATGCTAAATCGGAAAAGAAGCTATCAAATCACAGACTCTGAGATAATCCCTAGGCCAGGGCATCAGTTTGTAGAATGTGCAGAGATGATCCCGACACCAAAGCATCAAGTCCCtaaatctatgaatttgatttCAATACCAGTTTATCACATCACAGAAAGGTTGGCACATCAAGGCAATGAAACCACAGAAAAATCTGTGGAGTTGACCCCAAAGCCAACAAGTAAAGCCATGGATTCTTCAAGAGTGCCTCTAAGGCTAGATCTTCAAGTACCAGAATCTGTTGATCTGACTCCAGTGCTAAGGAATCAAGGTTCTAAATCCTCGAAATTAACCCTAAAGAAAAGCTACCAAATCCCAGAAACTCTAGAGTTGCTCTCTGAGTCACGGCCTCAACTTAGAGATTTGAGAGAGTTACATACAAGGCCACTGCAGCAAGCTGTAGGATCTGAAGAGATTACACTAGAGCCCAGGCATCACACTACAGAAACTGTGGGATTGACCTCCAAGGCAAGGCAAAAAGGGAAGGAATTCCTCAGAGTGACCCCAAAGCCAGTAAGCGAAACCACTGGATATTCAGAGAGATGTCCTAGGCCCTATCCTCAAGCACTAGAATTTGTGGAGGTGATCTCTGAGAAAAGACTGCAAAGAGGAGAATCTGAGGCACTGATTACAAAGTCATTGCATCATGTTCCAGAATCTCCAGAAATGACATCAGGGCTAGGATATCAAGTTCCTGAATCTGTGGGTTTAACCTCTAGGCAGTGGCTTCAAAGGAGACAATCTTTAGCGTTGCTCCAAAAGCAAACAGGTCAAGCTGTAGGACACACAGAGTCTGTAGAGCTCACATCTGAGACATGGCAGCCAGGGGATGGATCAGTGGGGCTACCACAGTCACAgaatcaaagtataaaatattcacagaGAGCTCCAGGAGTACGGGCTCAAATTACAGAAGTTATGAGGATTAGTCCAAAGCCActagatcaagtcccaggatccaCAAAGACACAGCTTCAAGCTGCGCTCTCAATAGGAATAACCCCGGGAGCCCCCCAAAAAGTTACTGAGTATGTGAAAGTGACTCCTGGGCCACCACTTCAGGTTGTGAAGTCTGTAGCATTAACCCCAGGACCAGCCTTTCAAATGATAGACTATGTTCAGCTGACCCCAAAACTGCAAGATGTGAGACCCTCTGAGTTTACCTCAGAGCTGTGGTTGCAAAGTGTAAAATCTAAAGAATTAACCACAGAGCCAACACACCAAATTTTGGACATAATGAAGTTGACAGGCTTTCAGATTGTAAAGACTGTGTTAATCCCATGGCCACCACTTCAAATTGTAAAATCTGAGGAGTTAGCACCAGGGCCAATTCCTCAGGTTGTAGAACCAATAGGAGTAGCATTAGGATCAGCGATAGAAGTAATAGATTGTTTGGATCTTCAAGAAATTGTAGAACCCGTGGAATTAACTCCAAGGCCAAATACCCATGTGAAATCTGCAGAATTACTCTCACAGCCAGCAtgtccctttgaggagcctgcagTGTTCACTCATGAACAAGGGCTTCAGGCTGTGAAAGCAATAGGGATAAAAATAAGGCCTCCTCAAATGATGGAATCTGAGGATTTGAATCTACGACAGGTATATCAGAATAGGGAATGTGAGGATTTTACATCAAGAGAGGAGTTACAAATAGGGAACTATTTCTCTAGATTTCTCCATAACTCTTCCAACTCCCTCATCACAAGTTCTGGTGAAACAGAATTCGGAAGCCTTTGTGATTTTGAGGTGCCAGAAGTATCAAGGGCCTTGGATATAAGAAACATTGGGACAGATATTTTTCAGCCTGAAGAGTCCTTTATAGACCCTACTATGATACAATCTTCaactcttcccttttcccttcataATCAACTCTCTGATAAGATAGCTAACATTGTAGAAACTCCACATTTTGAGATCTCAGGAGTGGGTGTCATATCTAAGACGACTGACAAGAAGCAGGTGGAAGAGCTAGGGAACTCACTCCAGGGCCTATCCCAACATCCACCACAAAGCTGGAGATCACCACCTAGGACATTCCACTCAGGCTCAAGAATTCAAAGAGGCCTTACCAGCTCTGTCCTGGGCAGACAACAGAACGTCTGGGAGAATCACTCCTGGAGACAGCGACTACCTCGAAAATATCTCTCCAATATGCTAATGTTGGGGGATGTCTTGGGAACCACGATGGAAAGGAAGCTTTGTTCTCCAACATCTTTAATGGAAAGAGCCACTAGAGATATCCGTCAATCTATCCAGAATTTATTTGGGGTTCCAGCTGAACTGATGAAGCCTTCCCAGAGTCTGCTAGAGAAAGGTCGAGGTGTTATTCCTCAGCCTTCAGTGGCCAGAAACTACATTCAGAGGCACACTTCATGTCGTGGTCACGAGCAAAGAACAGCCTTAAGAATATGGACACGTAGCTCCATGTCCTCCATAATACAGCAATATTCTGGGACTAGAGTGAGATTAAAGAAAAGTTCAAAGCTCACTGATATATCCCAGGACATCTTTCAGCACATACCATTCAGCACATCAGAGggccagcctcctgccccagTACAGCTAGAGTCTTCCTTCAATATAGTTTTCACCAGGAAAGATTCTGTTCCAGTGGAAGAGAGTGAGAACTCTTTGAGTTTTGAGTCCCAACACAGTCTCAAGCCAAGTTATCTTCCCCACCAGGCCAAGACTGACTTCTCAGAACAGTTCCAGTTGCTACAAGATCTGCAGCTAAAAATAGCAGCAAAACTGTTAAGGAGTCAAATACCCCCAAATGTACCTCCGCCTCTAACTTCAGGTCTGGTTTTAAAATACCCTATCTGCTTACAGTGTGGCCGATGTGCAGGATTTAATTGCTGTCATAAATTACAGGGCACTTTCGGACCTTACCTTCTTATCTATCCACAGCTCCACCTTGTACGCACTCCTGAGGGCCACGGAGAGATTAGGTTGCAACTTGGCTTTAGGTTGCAAACTGGGAAAAGACCCCAAGTCCCAAAGTACCACAGAAGAGACAGACCCATCACACCACGAAGTCCTATATCACCATCGCTAAGGTCAGCGAAAGTCTATACTCGAGCTTCCAAGAGTCCTACTTCTTCTACGATATATTTCCAGTCTGGATCTTCCCAGTCTCCTTCTCCTGTACGAGTCCACATCAGGCGAAGGCAGTATAGAGGCCCTGACCTAGTAGGAAAGACAGAAATTAGAAAGCCGGGGCTCTATGAATTTAGTCAGGTTCACTCTCTACCAGAGAGTGTCTCTGAAAGCAATCAGAATGTAAAATGGgctaaaaggaaaaccaaaaagaccCATAATCCAAAATACCCATACCCAATGAAAAGAATCACCAAGGGAAGcagaacacaaaacacaaaactttaCACAAACGGTAGAAGCATAATACAGAGTCCTTCTAGGGAATTACCAGCCCAGGTAAGAAGCAAGAGGACTGGAACATCTCAAACTACCTCTGCGTCTTTAAGAAGACAATCTAAGAAATCCTCCCAACCCAAATTCATTCAACTGCTTTTTCAAGGCCTAAAGCAAGCATTGCAGACAGCACACAGAATTATGACTTCTGCTGGGCAGAAGCCCGTGGACAGGCCACGGCCAGACCATTCGTGGTCAAGCAAAAACCAGCATCTAAAACAAAGAGCCAGAAATGATTACCTATCAAGAGATATCAAAAGAGACAGGATGTCAGTTGTTAAGGTAAAGCCAGTAGACATAACCACTAAGCAGAACATGTtatgggaagaaagagagcaaTTCAGATCAGCTCAACCACCAGAAAGAGATAGCTCTTTCCAACTCAGACGTACCCAACTGCCTAAGCCCATAGTTTCCCAAGGAAGTGCCGCTTTCAAAACCAGTTCACTTGGACAGCCTATGGGTATTGTTCAAAATGACTCTAGCAGCAAAGGTAAGAAAAAGCTCTACAGAAGTGAAATCTCTAGCCAGGAGTCCAAGAACTCCAAAACAGGAACCGGAGTTCAAGTCGGAGGGAGAAATCTACATGGTTCACCTCACAGAACCTCACACAGCCACCTTAAAGAGAAACTCGCACCCAAGAAGCAAAACCACGGCTTCTTAAGGGAGAGAACCCCATATAATTCCTCTGTAAGGAGCCAtcgcagtccctctgagaggagatgtcgcagtccctctgagaggagccatcaAAGTACTTCTCAGAAGAGCCATCACAttccctctgagaggagccatcaCAGTCTGTCTGAAAAAAGCCATCACAGTCCCTCTGACAGGAGCCCTCGTAGTCTCTCTGGAAGGAGCTATCACGGTgcctctgagaggagccatcgTGGTCCTTCGCAAAAGAGCCATCACAGTGCCTCTGAGAGGAGGCATCACGGTCCTTCTCAAAAGAGTCATCACAGTCCCCCTGAGAGGAGCCATCGAAGTCCTCAAAAGAGTCatcacagtccctctgagaggagccttCGAAGTCCTCAAAAGAGTCatcacagtccctctgagaggagccttCGAAGTCCTCAAAAGAGTCatcacagtccctctgagaggagccatcgCAGTCCTTCTCAGAAGAGCCatcacagtccctctgagaggagccatcgCAGTCCTTCTCAGAAGAGCCATCACCGTCCCTCTCAGTGGAGCCATCGCAGTCCTTCTCAGAAGAGCCatcacagtccctctgagaggagctATCACAGTCTCTCTGTAAAGAGCCATCGGAGCCCTTCTGAGAGGAGATGtcgcagtccctctgagaggaaatgtcgcagtccctctgagaggagatgtcgcagtccctctgagaggagccattGA